A genomic window from Cetobacterium sp. ZOR0034 includes:
- a CDS encoding tyrosine-type recombinase/integrase: MNEIIIKEKHEISTQRRKRKPKEEKKSIFEIYKSPKTMKDYFFYLKDFLTYVYDGDSPIEGDEIIELMTGIEKGDIEDYLSHLINERDMKKTSVNKVISSLKSLYRELEKNGYENPFKYIGLFKTSRNLDNILKVSFDDIKEILKNYKINGEKEYRNTLILHTLFYTGMRSQELLSLQFKHILKRNGEYFVKLEKTKSGREQYKPLHNFLIKKIDDYKNYLTNVYGVDEESLEEQYLFYSSFEKNKPLSYRGLYNVIQEMGTVINKDISPHNIRHAIATELSLNGADLIEIRDFLGHSDTKVTEVYINAKSLIEKRVLDKIPVQSMDDDI, encoded by the coding sequence ATGAACGAGATAATAATTAAAGAAAAACATGAAATAAGTACCCAACGTAGAAAAAGAAAACCAAAAGAGGAAAAGAAAAGTATATTTGAAATCTATAAATCTCCTAAAACAATGAAGGATTACTTTTTTTATTTAAAGGACTTTTTGACATATGTATATGATGGTGACTCACCAATAGAAGGTGATGAGATAATTGAGCTTATGACAGGAATTGAAAAAGGTGATATTGAAGATTATCTGTCTCATCTTATAAATGAAAGAGATATGAAGAAAACATCTGTAAATAAAGTTATCTCATCTTTAAAGTCTCTTTATAGAGAGTTAGAAAAAAATGGATATGAAAATCCATTTAAGTATATTGGTCTATTTAAAACAAGTCGAAATTTAGATAACATATTAAAAGTTTCATTTGATGATATTAAAGAGATTTTAAAAAATTATAAAATTAATGGAGAAAAGGAGTATAGAAACACATTGATTTTACATACACTTTTCTATACAGGAATGAGAAGTCAAGAGTTACTCTCTTTACAATTCAAACATATCTTAAAAAGAAATGGTGAGTATTTTGTTAAATTAGAAAAAACAAAAAGTGGAAGAGAACAGTATAAACCACTACACAATTTTTTGATAAAAAAGATAGATGACTACAAAAATTATTTGACTAATGTTTATGGAGTAGATGAGGAGAGTTTAGAAGAACAGTATCTTTTTTATAGCTCTTTCGAAAAAAATAAACCTCTTTCTTATAGAGGGTTGTATAATGTTATTCAAGAAATGGGAACTGTTATCAATAAAGATATCAGTCCTCATAACATTCGTCATGCAATTGCAACAGAACTTTCATTAAATGGAGCAGATCTTATAGAGATAAGAGATTTTTTAGGGCATTCTGATACAAAAGTTACAGAGGTTTATATAAATGCAAAATCACTTATCGAAAAAAG